A stretch of the Proteus sp. ZN5 genome encodes the following:
- a CDS encoding YcbX family protein: MINVSRLYIHPVKSMKGIRLSHAFARESGFTFDRDFMITTPEGTFITARKFPVLLCFIPSVMANGIYIQAPDGEGIAITYQDFETSLQPTEVWGNHFTAYVAPDEINQWFSRYLKMDVQLRWTGEKSTRRVKKNPETAVSFADGYPYLLINEASFQYLQQRCPASINIEQFRGNILVTGAKPFEEDTWQTIRVGSVVMDLMKPCSRCIMTTISIDKGVKHPNTEPLATLQTFRSDETGDVDFGQNVIIRQTGIIRVGDTVEVLAYKEAKQYLVTTPIETESAPVIENTQEQTVSIEFNGEVFEGNNQEVLLEQLENNGYTIPYSCRAGLCGSCVIQLDEGDVNALKAGAIKRSGKILACSCIPNGNVKLSLNKK; encoded by the coding sequence ATGATCAACGTTTCACGCCTTTATATACACCCAGTTAAATCAATGAAGGGAATTCGACTTTCTCATGCATTTGCTCGTGAGAGCGGATTCACGTTTGATCGCGATTTTATGATAACCACCCCAGAAGGGACTTTTATCACGGCACGAAAATTTCCCGTTTTGCTGTGTTTTATTCCCTCTGTCATGGCAAATGGTATTTATATTCAAGCACCTGATGGTGAAGGTATTGCTATCACCTATCAAGATTTTGAGACCTCATTGCAACCGACAGAAGTTTGGGGCAACCATTTTACCGCGTATGTGGCGCCAGATGAAATAAATCAGTGGTTCAGTCGTTATTTAAAAATGGATGTTCAACTTCGTTGGACTGGCGAAAAATCGACACGTCGAGTGAAAAAAAATCCAGAAACCGCTGTTTCTTTCGCTGATGGTTACCCTTACTTATTAATTAATGAAGCCTCATTTCAATACTTACAACAGCGTTGCCCTGCTTCAATTAATATTGAGCAATTTCGAGGGAATATCCTCGTAACAGGTGCAAAGCCTTTTGAAGAAGATACTTGGCAGACTATTCGTGTTGGCTCTGTTGTGATGGATCTGATGAAACCTTGTAGCCGTTGCATCATGACCACAATTAGTATTGATAAAGGCGTAAAACATCCTAACACAGAACCACTAGCAACACTGCAAACATTCCGTAGTGATGAAACTGGCGATGTCGATTTTGGTCAAAATGTCATCATTCGTCAAACTGGTATTATTCGTGTAGGAGATACTGTTGAGGTGTTAGCTTATAAAGAAGCAAAACAATATCTTGTAACAACACCTATCGAAACAGAATCAGCGCCTGTCATTGAAAACACACAAGAACAGACTGTTAGCATTGAATTTAACGGCGAGGTTTTTGAAGGTAATAACCAAGAAGTTCTGTTAGAACAGCTTGAAAATAATGGTTATACCATTCCTTATAGTTGCCGAGCTGGCCTTTGTGGCTCTTGTGTTATCCAATTAGATGAAGGTGATGTTAACGCATTAAAAGCTGGCGCAATTAAACGCTCAGGTAAAATCTTAGCCTGTAGCTGTATTCCTAACGGTAATGTAAAACTTTCACTTAATAAAAAATAA
- a CDS encoding cell division protein ZapC: MIIKPDDRWRWYFDVEQQKLMLDLANGMVFRSRFPSKMLSESARQSASFTVDDAALYYGYDEQIRQIDMPSESRAELALNALIAHRFLKPLMPKSWYFEVNDNQINPYLSQVVEASLKEEDETALFLVTEVGAQACLCLLAQPQLTLFDRTLNFCDPIKIMNDRLSNYHKESESGSFLYEKVI, translated from the coding sequence GTGATAATAAAACCCGATGATCGCTGGCGTTGGTATTTTGATGTTGAGCAACAAAAATTAATGCTTGATTTAGCAAATGGTATGGTTTTTCGTTCCCGCTTTCCAAGCAAAATGTTGAGTGAAAGTGCTCGACAATCAGCATCTTTTACCGTCGATGATGCAGCTCTTTATTATGGATACGATGAGCAAATTCGACAAATAGATATGCCATCAGAATCAAGAGCTGAATTAGCTTTAAATGCATTAATAGCCCATCGCTTTTTAAAGCCACTGATGCCTAAGAGTTGGTATTTTGAAGTTAACGATAATCAAATCAACCCTTATTTATCTCAAGTGGTAGAAGCCTCATTAAAAGAAGAAGACGAAACGGCTCTTTTTTTAGTGACTGAAGTGGGCGCTCAAGCTTGTTTATGTTTATTAGCTCAACCGCAGTTAACATTATTTGATAGAACACTTAATTTTTGTGACCCAATAAAAATTATGAATGATAGGTTAAGCAATTACCATAAAGAGTCAGAGTCAGGATCATTTTTGTACGAGAAAGTTATTTAA
- the pyrD gene encoding quinone-dependent dihydroorotate dehydrogenase translates to MYYSLVRKALFRLDPERAHDFTFRQLKRLSHSPFQFLIQQSLPSKPVSCMGLSFKNPLGLAAGLDKNGDCIDALGAMGFGFIEVGTVTPRPQVGNDKPRLFRLVEAEGLINRMGFNNLGVDNLIENVKQSRYGGVLGINIGKNKDTPVEQGKDDYLICMEKVYAHAGYIAINISSPNTPGLRTLQYGEALDDLLSAIKNKQLELQGKYQKYVPVAVKIAPDLTHEELIQVADSLVRHHIDGVIATNTTLDKSLVSGLDHCNEAGGLSGRPVQSKSTQIIRQLNEELKGALPIIGVGGIDSLTAAREKMDAGASLIQVYSGFIYQGPALIKSIINHI, encoded by the coding sequence ATGTATTATTCCTTAGTAAGGAAGGCATTGTTTCGGCTAGATCCTGAACGTGCCCATGATTTTACCTTCCGTCAGTTAAAACGTTTATCTCATTCCCCATTTCAATTTCTTATTCAGCAGTCACTTCCTTCAAAACCCGTTTCCTGTATGGGACTCTCATTTAAAAATCCACTTGGTCTTGCCGCCGGTCTTGATAAAAATGGTGATTGTATAGATGCATTGGGTGCAATGGGATTTGGTTTTATTGAAGTTGGTACGGTGACACCTCGTCCTCAAGTAGGAAATGATAAACCTCGTTTATTTCGCTTAGTAGAAGCTGAAGGCTTAATTAACCGAATGGGCTTTAATAACCTCGGTGTTGATAACTTAATTGAAAATGTAAAACAATCTCGTTATGGTGGTGTGCTGGGTATTAATATCGGTAAAAATAAAGATACTCCAGTAGAGCAAGGTAAAGATGACTATCTGATTTGTATGGAAAAAGTCTATGCTCATGCCGGTTATATCGCAATCAATATATCATCACCAAATACCCCCGGTTTGCGTACTCTACAATACGGTGAAGCATTAGACGATCTGCTATCAGCAATTAAAAACAAACAATTAGAGTTGCAAGGAAAATATCAAAAATATGTTCCTGTCGCTGTTAAAATTGCACCTGATTTAACACATGAAGAATTAATTCAAGTTGCAGATAGCTTAGTGCGTCATCATATTGATGGTGTTATTGCGACAAATACCACATTAGATAAATCATTAGTTAGTGGGTTAGATCACTGTAATGAAGCTGGGGGATTAAGTGGTCGCCCGGTACAATCAAAAAGTACACAAATAATTCGCCAATTAAATGAAGAATTAAAAGGTGCATTACCTATTATTGGCGTTGGTGGAATTGATTCATTAACGGCAGCCAGAGAAAAAATGGATGCTGGTGCTTCTCTTATTCAAGTCTATTCAGGATTCATTTATCAAGGTCCTGCACTTATCAAATCTATAATTAATCATATCTAA
- the pepN gene encoding aminopeptidase N, whose amino-acid sequence MTQQRIAKFRKDYRAPDYTITDLHLDFILDKENTQVTAISQCKRLNSDATALVLDGEDLTLKSIAVNDVAWTHYKEENGKLIIEQLPEQFTLKIVNEINPSANTALEGLYVSGDALCTQCEAEGFRHITYYLDRPDVLARYTTTITADKKQYPYLLSNGNRIAQGELDDGRHWVTWEDPHPKPSYLFAVVAGDFDVLRDTFITKSGREVALELFVDKGNLDRADWAMTSLKNAMAWDQSRFNLEYDLDIYMIVAVDFFNMGAMENKGLNVFNSKYVLAKSETATDKDYLGIESVIGHEYFHNWTGNRITCRDWFQLSLKEGLTVFRDQEFSSDLGSRSVNRINNVRVMRTAQFAEDASPMAHPIRPDSVIEMNNFYTLTVYEKGSEVIRMIHTLLGEEQFQAGIQMYIHRHDGSAATCDDFIQAMEDASNVDLTLFRRWYSQSGTPQLTVRDSYDANKKQYTLTVSQMTPPTADQTEKQPLHIPLDIELYDSKGNVVPLRSQGQTISNVLNVVREEQQFIFDDVPEQPIPSLLREFSAPVKLDYPFTDEQLSFLMKYARNAFSRWDAAQALLGRYIKENVARIQKGETCILPEMVVDAFRAVLLDKDIDPALAALILTLPTDVEAGESFSIIDPAAIHKALGFIRKTLATEMADEFSAVHHSMHIGAYRVNHDDIAKRDLRNVCLGYLAVENEQTGNKLVDAQYHNSDNMTDALAALSAAVMAQLPCKDALLQEFDDKWHQDGLVMDKWFSLQAMSPAADVLQTVRSLLSHRSFTLANPNRTRALIGAFVNNNPVAFHAEDGSGYLLLTEILTDLNSRNPQVASRLIEPFIRLKRYDATRQEKMRTELLKLKELENLSGDLYEKITKALAD is encoded by the coding sequence ATGACACAACAAAGAATCGCGAAATTTCGCAAAGATTATCGTGCCCCTGACTACACAATCACCGATTTACATCTTGATTTTATCTTAGATAAAGAAAATACCCAGGTTACGGCGATAAGCCAGTGTAAACGCCTAAACTCAGATGCAACAGCATTAGTGTTAGATGGTGAAGACTTAACATTAAAATCAATTGCAGTAAATGATGTTGCTTGGACACACTATAAAGAAGAAAACGGCAAACTCATCATTGAACAATTGCCAGAGCAATTTACATTAAAAATTGTTAACGAGATTAATCCATCAGCTAATACAGCATTAGAAGGGCTGTATGTTTCTGGTGATGCATTATGTACACAGTGCGAAGCTGAAGGTTTTCGCCATATTACTTACTATTTAGATAGACCGGATGTATTAGCTCGTTACACCACAACAATTACGGCAGACAAAAAACAGTATCCTTATTTATTGTCAAATGGTAACCGTATTGCACAAGGTGAACTTGATGATGGTCGTCATTGGGTAACATGGGAAGATCCACATCCAAAACCAAGTTATTTATTTGCGGTAGTGGCGGGTGACTTTGATGTATTACGAGATACTTTTATCACCAAAAGCGGTCGAGAAGTCGCTTTAGAGCTTTTTGTTGATAAAGGTAATTTAGATCGTGCAGATTGGGCAATGACATCATTGAAAAATGCGATGGCATGGGATCAATCTCGCTTTAATTTAGAATACGATCTCGATATCTATATGATAGTCGCCGTTGACTTCTTTAATATGGGTGCGATGGAGAATAAAGGGCTGAATGTCTTTAACTCTAAATATGTACTAGCAAAAAGTGAAACAGCTACTGACAAAGATTACTTAGGTATTGAGTCTGTTATTGGTCATGAATATTTCCATAACTGGACAGGTAACCGCATCACTTGTCGTGATTGGTTCCAATTAAGCCTAAAAGAAGGTTTAACCGTTTTCCGTGATCAAGAATTTAGCTCTGACTTAGGCTCTCGCTCTGTTAATCGTATCAATAATGTACGAGTGATGCGTACCGCACAGTTTGCAGAAGATGCAAGCCCAATGGCGCATCCAATTCGTCCTGATAGTGTGATCGAAATGAACAACTTTTATACTTTAACAGTATATGAAAAAGGTTCAGAAGTGATCCGAATGATCCACACCTTATTAGGCGAAGAGCAATTCCAAGCTGGCATTCAAATGTATATTCATCGCCACGATGGTAGTGCTGCAACTTGTGACGATTTTATTCAAGCAATGGAAGATGCCTCTAATGTTGATCTGACTTTATTCCGTCGTTGGTATAGCCAATCAGGTACGCCACAACTGACAGTTCGTGATAGTTATGATGCTAATAAAAAGCAATACACTTTAACTGTTAGCCAAATGACGCCACCAACAGCGGATCAAACTGAAAAACAGCCATTACATATTCCATTAGATATTGAATTGTATGATAGCAAAGGCAATGTGGTTCCACTGCGTTCACAAGGTCAAACTATTTCTAATGTATTGAATGTGGTACGTGAAGAGCAGCAGTTTATCTTTGACGATGTGCCAGAACAACCGATCCCATCTTTATTACGTGAATTCTCTGCGCCTGTAAAACTTGACTATCCATTTACAGATGAGCAACTCTCTTTCTTAATGAAATATGCACGTAATGCATTTTCACGTTGGGATGCAGCTCAAGCATTATTAGGTCGCTATATAAAAGAAAATGTTGCCCGAATTCAAAAAGGCGAAACCTGTATTCTTCCTGAAATGGTAGTTGATGCTTTCCGTGCAGTATTACTCGATAAAGATATTGATCCTGCATTAGCTGCACTTATTCTGACATTACCAACAGATGTCGAAGCGGGTGAATCATTTAGTATTATTGATCCTGCTGCCATCCATAAAGCGCTTGGTTTTATTCGTAAAACACTCGCAACTGAAATGGCCGATGAATTTTCTGCTGTTCATCATTCAATGCATATTGGTGCTTATCGTGTTAATCATGATGATATTGCAAAACGTGATTTACGCAATGTTTGCTTAGGTTATTTAGCAGTTGAAAATGAGCAAACAGGCAACAAACTTGTTGATGCGCAATATCACAATAGCGATAACATGACCGACGCACTTGCCGCACTTAGCGCGGCTGTAATGGCTCAGTTACCTTGCAAAGATGCGTTATTACAAGAATTTGATGATAAATGGCATCAAGATGGGTTAGTAATGGATAAATGGTTTAGTTTACAAGCCATGAGCCCAGCAGCAGATGTGTTACAGACAGTACGTAGTCTGTTATCTCATCGCTCATTTACACTTGCAAACCCTAACCGTACTCGTGCGTTAATTGGTGCATTTGTAAATAATAACCCAGTCGCTTTCCACGCTGAAGATGGTTCTGGTTACTTATTATTGACAGAAATTCTGACTGACTTAAATAGCCGTAATCCACAAGTTGCATCGCGTCTTATTGAGCCGTTTATCCGCCTCAAACGTTATGATGCAACACGCCAAGAAAAAATGCGTACAGAGTTATTAAAACTGAAAGAACTTGAGAATTTATCAGGTGATTTATATGAGAAAATCACCAAAGCTTTAGCTGATTAA
- the pncB gene encoding nicotinate phosphoribosyltransferase: MILDATPIITSLLDTDAYKLHMQQAVYHHYSDIPVVAEFRCRSDERLGEYATTLRHQVNMMADLSLTNEEFDYLQSLPFFKNDYLQWFKHFRFKPEQVQISTTPENQLTIRITGPWREVILWEVPLLALVSEIVHRARSPQITPDDAVNQLRKLIDIFYRDAAEQQIDLADFKLMDFGTRRRFSYDVQCAIVDELKNHFPYLIGTSNYHLAERMQLTPVGTQAHEWFQAHQQISPELANSQRAALQSWLDEYPDQLGIALTDCITMDAFLRDFDKTFAESYQGLRHDSGDPIEWGEKAITHYEKLGIDPMSKVLVFSDSLDFQKALVLYKHFHKRIRLIFGIGTRLTCNIPEITPLNIVIKLVECNGKPVAKLSDSPGKTICDDNDFVDKLRKAFDVPLVKQAC, translated from the coding sequence ATGATTTTAGACGCTACACCGATTATTACATCACTGTTGGATACCGATGCATATAAGCTCCACATGCAACAAGCGGTTTACCACCATTATAGTGATATTCCTGTCGTTGCTGAGTTCCGCTGTCGGAGTGATGAACGTCTAGGTGAATATGCAACAACCTTACGCCATCAAGTTAATATGATGGCAGACCTGTCATTAACGAATGAAGAATTTGACTATCTTCAGAGTCTCCCCTTTTTCAAAAATGACTATCTGCAATGGTTTAAGCATTTTCGCTTTAAACCAGAACAAGTCCAAATTTCAACAACACCTGAAAACCAACTGACGATCAGAATAACAGGCCCTTGGCGCGAAGTTATTCTATGGGAAGTTCCGTTGTTGGCTTTAGTGAGTGAAATTGTACATCGTGCTCGCTCACCTCAAATCACGCCTGATGATGCCGTTAATCAACTACGTAAATTAATTGATATCTTCTACCGTGATGCTGCTGAGCAGCAGATTGACTTAGCTGATTTCAAGTTGATGGATTTTGGTACTCGCCGCCGTTTTTCTTATGATGTGCAATGTGCCATTGTGGATGAGCTAAAAAATCATTTCCCTTATCTTATTGGTACAAGTAACTATCATTTAGCTGAACGGATGCAATTAACTCCAGTGGGAACACAAGCTCACGAGTGGTTTCAGGCTCATCAACAGATTAGCCCTGAACTGGCAAACAGTCAGCGTGCCGCCTTGCAGTCTTGGTTAGATGAATATCCTGATCAATTAGGTATCGCATTAACAGATTGCATTACAATGGATGCATTTTTGCGTGATTTTGATAAAACCTTTGCAGAGAGCTACCAAGGTTTACGTCACGACTCTGGCGATCCTATTGAATGGGGTGAAAAAGCGATCACACATTATGAAAAATTGGGCATAGATCCAATGAGTAAAGTATTAGTCTTTTCTGATAGTCTCGATTTTCAAAAAGCACTGGTACTTTATAAACATTTCCATAAGCGTATTCGTTTGATCTTTGGTATTGGTACTCGACTTACTTGCAACATTCCTGAAATCACACCGCTTAATATTGTGATTAAGCTGGTGGAGTGTAATGGTAAGCCAGTTGCTAAATTATCAGATAGTCCAGGTAAAACTATTTGTGACGACAATGACTTTGTTGACAAGCTACGCAAAGCCTTTGACGTTCCTCTCGTTAAACAAGCCTGTTAA
- the asnS gene encoding asparagine--tRNA ligase, with protein MIVAPVVDVLQGRIAVGEDVTVRGWVRTRRDSKAGISFLTVYDGSCFNPVQAIINNNLPNYQDEVLHLTTGCSVEVTGKIVESPGQGQNFEIQATQIVVVGMVDDPETYPMAAKRHSIEYLREVAHLRPRTNLIGAVARVRHTLAQALHRFFDEQGFFWVSTPLITAADTEGAGEMFRVSTLDMNNLPRTDKGEVDFSEDFFGREAFLTVSGQLNGETYASALSKVYTFGPTFRAENSNTSRHLAEFWMVEPEVAFADLNDIAALAEKMLKYTFAAVLAERKDDMEFFAQRVDKDAISRLENFITSDFAQIDYTDAVTVLENCGEKFENPVYWGVDLSSEHERYLAEKHFKAPVVVKNYPKDIKAFYMRMNEDGKTVAAMDVLAPGIGEIIGGSQREERLDMFDKRLDEMGMSKEDYWWYRDLRRYGTVPHSGFGLGFERLVAYVTGVANVREVIPFPRTPRNADF; from the coding sequence ATGATCGTTGCGCCTGTAGTCGACGTACTGCAAGGCCGTATCGCGGTTGGCGAAGACGTCACCGTTCGCGGTTGGGTACGTACAAGAAGAGATTCAAAAGCTGGTATCTCATTCCTTACCGTCTATGACGGTTCCTGCTTTAATCCAGTACAGGCCATCATTAATAATAATTTACCGAATTATCAAGATGAAGTGCTGCACTTAACCACAGGCTGTTCTGTGGAAGTCACCGGTAAAATTGTTGAATCTCCGGGCCAGGGACAGAACTTTGAAATTCAAGCCACTCAAATTGTTGTGGTAGGAATGGTCGATGATCCGGAAACTTATCCGATGGCCGCCAAACGTCATAGTATTGAGTACCTACGTGAAGTTGCTCACCTTCGTCCTCGTACTAACTTAATTGGTGCAGTTGCTCGTGTTCGTCACACATTAGCACAAGCACTACATCGTTTCTTCGATGAACAAGGCTTCTTCTGGGTTTCTACGCCACTAATCACTGCGGCTGATACAGAAGGTGCTGGTGAGATGTTCCGTGTCTCTACATTAGATATGAACAATCTGCCACGCACAGATAAAGGCGAAGTCGATTTCAGTGAAGACTTTTTTGGCCGTGAAGCGTTTTTAACGGTTTCTGGTCAGCTAAATGGTGAAACTTACGCCTCTGCATTAAGCAAAGTGTATACTTTCGGTCCAACATTCCGTGCTGAAAACTCAAATACCAGCCGTCACCTCGCTGAATTCTGGATGGTTGAGCCTGAAGTGGCATTTGCTGATCTTAACGATATTGCAGCCCTTGCTGAAAAAATGTTGAAATATACCTTTGCAGCGGTGTTAGCAGAGCGTAAAGATGATATGGAGTTCTTTGCACAACGTGTCGATAAAGACGCTATCTCACGCTTAGAAAACTTTATCACCTCTGACTTTGCTCAAATTGATTATACCGATGCAGTTACTGTGCTTGAAAACTGTGGTGAGAAATTTGAAAACCCAGTTTATTGGGGTGTTGACCTCTCCTCCGAGCATGAGCGTTATCTTGCAGAGAAACACTTTAAAGCACCTGTTGTTGTGAAAAACTACCCGAAAGATATCAAAGCATTCTATATGCGTATGAATGAAGACGGTAAAACAGTTGCAGCAATGGACGTTTTAGCGCCAGGAATTGGTGAAATCATCGGTGGTTCCCAACGTGAAGAGCGTTTAGATATGTTTGATAAACGTTTAGATGAAATGGGAATGAGCAAAGAAGACTACTGGTGGTATCGTGACCTGCGTCGTTATGGCACCGTACCTCATTCTGGATTTGGTTTAGGTTTTGAACGTTTAGTTGCTTATGTGACTGGTGTCGCAAACGTCCGTGAAGTTATTCCATTCCCACGTACACCAAGAAATGCAGATTTTTAA